Proteins from a genomic interval of Scomber japonicus isolate fScoJap1 chromosome 10, fScoJap1.pri, whole genome shotgun sequence:
- the LOC128366016 gene encoding metalloreductase STEAP4-like: protein MSTDSLSCMSKEVNPESVELCPLGTAAAPEQELLCIFGTGDLGRSLGQRLLQTGYRVVYGSRRPHSCGPLPQGAQVMSHAAAAQSASMVFICVHRVHYNFLEMLAPHLRGKVLVDVSNNLKKNLYQEANAEYLQRLVPGSHVVKGFNTLSAWTLQNGPSDANRQVYLCGNSAEAKQAVAEMATKLGFSVLDRGSLSAARELEDFPLQLFPEWRLPLKLAFGLTAFFFFYLLIRDVIYSYVEKKTDISFRIMVSLANKVFPIVSLIMLSLCYLPGIIAAVLQLYRGTKYRRFPDWLDRWMLCRKQLGLLALGFAFLHVLYTLIIPIRYYVRFKISASTISQIKENKTKEFDTTTAWRTDSYYAVGILGFGLYVLLGISSLPSVSNALSWREFNFIQSKLGYVTLFFCTFHTYLYGWDKFLRPSSYKWYTPSGYMLGLVVPSVVLVLKLLLLVPCVDRSLTRIRQGWERTQPDDDNKTTLLT, encoded by the exons ATGTCGACTGACAGTCTGAGCTGCATGTCAAAAGAGGTGAATCCAGAGAGCGTGGAGCTGTGTCCTCTGGGCACGGCAGCTGCCCCTGAGCAGGAGCTGCTGTGTATCTTTGGGACGGGGGACTTAGGGCGCAGCCTGGGCCAGCGTCTGCTCCAGACTGGCTACAGAGTGGTGTATGGCAGCCGCAGACCTCACAGCTGCGGCCCCTTGCCTCAGGGAGCTCAG GTGATGAGCCATGCAGCTGCTGCCCAGTCAGCCAGTATGGTGTTTATTTGTGTCCACAGAGTACACTACAACTTCCTGGAGATGCTTGCACCTCATCTGAGGGGGAAG GTGCTGGTGGACGTCAGCAACAACCTCAAGAAGAATCTATACCAAGAGGCCAATGCTGAGTATTTGCAACG GCTGGTTCCTGGATCGCATGTAGTGAAAGGTTTTAACACCTTGTCTGCCTGGACCCTGCAGAACGGACCTTCAGATGCCAATAGACAG GTTTACCTGTGTGGGAACAGTGCTGAGGCAAAACAGGCAGTGGCAGAAATGGCCACCAAGCTGGGCTTCAGTGTTCTGGACCGGGGGTCTCTGTCAGCAGCCAGAGAGCTTGAGGACTTCCCTCTGCAGCTGTTCCCAGAGTGGAGGCTGCCTCTAAAACTGGCCTTTGGCCTCactgccttcttcttcttttacctGCTTATTAGAGATGTCATCTATTCGTATGTTGAAAAGAAGACCGACATCTCCTTCAGAATCATGGTGTCCCTGGCCAACAAG GTGTTTCCCATTGTGTCTCTCATCATGTTGTCTTTGTGTTACCTACCTGGTATCATAGCTGCTGTCCTCCAGCTCTACAGAGGAACCAAGTACAG ACGCTTCCCTGACTGGTTGGACCGCTGGATGCTGTGCAGGAAACAACTGGGACTGCTAGCACTTGGCTTTGCCTTTCTTCATGTGCTCTACACTCTCATCATCCCTATACG ATATTATGTGAGATTCAAGATTTCTGCAAGCACCATTTCACAG ATCAAAGAGAACAAAACCAAAGAGTTTGACACCACTACGGCGTGGCGCACTGACTCTTACTATGCTGTGGGGATTCTGGGATTTGGCCTGTATGTCCTGCTGGGAATAAGCTCTCTCCCTTCGGTCAGCAATGCTCTTAGCTGGAGGGAGTTCAACTTCATACAG TCCAAGCTGGGCTATGTGACCTTATTCTTCTGCACCTTTCACACGTACTTGTATGGCTGGGACAAGTTTCTTCGCCCCTCTTCCTACAAGTGGTACACTCCTTCGGGCTACATGCTCGGTCTGGTGGTGCCTTCTGTGGTGCTGGTTCTCAAGCTGCTGCTCCTTGTGCCTTGTGTTGACCGCAGCCTCACCCGCATTCGACAGGGCTGGGAGAGGACCCAACCAGATGACGACAACAAGACAACACTGCTAACATAG
- the LOC128366022 gene encoding serum amyloid P-component-like gives MQNFKMKLFLLLVTLTACAATPQDLTGKMFTFTQETNTAHVKLNASRQSFSAVTVCHRSFTDLKRDHTLFSMATPSFANDFLIYWDNTNKELKPHVRDKMVAYGGMDYKLNMWHSICSTWDSGSGLVQVWFDGQPSVKKFGISGTTITETPIIILGQEQDSHGGGFNAKQSFTGMMSDVHMWNYILSPCEIQKYVDEQNFTPGNVLNWGALEYDIVGRERVLIENKQMTCQ, from the exons ATGCAAAATTTCAAG ATGAAGTTGTTTCTCCTGCTGGTGACGCTGACAGCATGTGCTGCTACTCCCCAAG ACCTGACtgggaaaatgttcactttCACACAAGAAACCAACACCGCTCATGTGAAGCTGAATGCGTCAAGACAGAGTTTCAGTGCTGTAACCGTCTGTCACAG ATCTTTTACAGACCTCAAAAGAGACCACACCCTTTTCTCCATGGCCACACCCTCTTTTGCTAATGATTTCCTGATTTACTGGGACAACACAAATAAAGAGCTTAAGCCCCATGTTAGGGACAAAATGGTGGCATACGGAGGGATGGATTACAAGCTGAACATGTGGCACTCTATTTGTTCCACGTGGGATTCTGGGTCTGGACTGGTGCAGGTGTGGTTTGATGGACAACCTTCAGTTAAGAAATTTGGCATATCTGGAACAACCATCACTGAAACTCCTATAATTATTTTAGGACAG GAACAGGACTCCCATGGTGGAGGGTTTAACGCCAAGCAGTCGTTTACTGGCATGATGTCTGATGTCCACATGTGGAACTACATCCTTTCCCCCTGTGAGATCCAGAAATATGTGGATGAACAAAACTTCACCCCAGGAAATGTGCTCAACTGGGGGGCACTGGAGTATGACATTGTAGGCAGAGAAAGAGTGCtgatagaaaacaaacaaatgaccTGTCAGTAA